The region CAGCCCCACAGATAGTGATGTGTCATTGGGCAGTGAATAACACTGAAGCTGTGTTGTCGCCAGATATACTAGTAACTTTCATACCCTGGTCTtgctaaacttttttttatcaacttttACACCcttttgtttggcttttttttaaaaatcaaacaaaacatatacataaacaaaaaataatttataaataaaaacatttacagtgatctaaaaataaaggctgaataatataagataccatattttctaatctaGAACTTGttatatttcttatatttcCGTGGTAAAttgttatattaaaaatttaatactagTACTTTCTCCATCAAagacagtattttttttcctatctagCTACATTACCGTAGACATCGACCAAATATCAACAGTAAGGATTAGTTACGCGTTTTGTATGCACATTTTTCTATCTAGTTCTGCAccacaaattaatttgcacGATAAGATTCTTTTTCCATCATAAGACGGCCATGTACACAATCCACGGTCGAATGGTCCTCTCTAGCTACCACACACTTAGAAGAGACGGATGTCAGCTcgctaattaatttggtaattaagtttttttttaaaaaaaaagagagattgaCATGTCCAAAACTAGCTACGCTAACGCCGGAGTGGAGCGCTGGACGTCTCCGCCGGCGACCTCGCAGACGGCGTGGAACACCGCCCTCACCGGCCGGTGGTCGGAGATCCGGTAGCCGCCGCACCGGTCGTACCTCACCTGCCTCAGCCCCTTCCCGCGCCACAGTATCCTGTCGCACCTGCAACGTACCATCGTCGCGGGTCGCTGGAGCGTGAGCTTTCAATTCATGGATGGGGATGAGAGAGCGGTGAGGTGTACGGGGCGGACTGACCATgccggcgcgcgccgcggctgctgcttgtcgccgccgtcgacgcgcCAGCAGAACGCGTCGGAGTTGAGGTGGTACTTGTAGGTCGGGGAGAAGGTGACGAGGCCCTCGCGCCAGCCGTCGAAGCAGCCGCCGTCGGAGAGCTCGGGGAGCAGCTCGTCGTTCTCCAGCAGCATGCTCCACTTCTTCGCCTGCACCAGCAgccgcgcctcgccgtcgtccatgGCGATCCGGTAGTTCAGGTCGCCCAGCAACACCACGCGGCTGCGCCATGCGGATCAATGGAGCGTGGTGAGCTATATACGGCGGCGCGGGTAGCGTCGGGGGAAGGATATATAGTGGCAGTAGTGGCATGGCACCTACTCGTGGTCGAGGATCTTCCGCGGCAGCTCCTCGGCCGGTGGCGCCGTGGCGGGGCGGCGGAAGGTGGTTCTGGCGAGGAtgtccgccgcgtcggcgtTGCGGAGCTGCGCGTCGCCGTCCTTGCCGCCGGAGGCGAGGTGGCAGCAGACGAAGCAGAAGCTGGTGCCGTGCAGCAAGAACCGGACGGTCACCGCGCCCTGCACGCACAACACCGCACGAGCACATGTCCGGCACCGGCGCGCGGCCGTTCCACGGTCACCCGCGTGAGTCTAGCTGCTTGTTGCCCTCGCCTGAGGCCGCGCCATTGCTGGCTCGAGCTGACTAGCTAGCTGTTACTAGGTACGCACCTTGTTGCCCAGCCGGCcgaggacgccggcgccgacgcaggaggcggcggcgtggcggacGTGCCGGCGGAGGCCGCTCCTCGCCCACACGGACACGAAGATGCCCACCATCTGCTCGCTCACCACGAACCTGAACCGCTGCTGCCCATGGAGCCgctgcgcctgcgcctcctcctccccgtctCGTCTTCTTCCCGTGGACATGTTCAGAGCGTCGCCGATGAGCGAGTTCCATTTCATGGCCGCCGAGCTCTTCGTCGGACCGAGCACGTTCCTCGCGTTCAGCGGCACGATCTCCTGCAACCTGAACCACCCCAAATCTCACGACAAGAACTCGACGTCGCCATTGCCGCGCTGATGCTGATCTGATCAAGAAACCATCAGGttcacgtacgtacgtacccaACAACGTAGATGTCGTAGGAGTTGGCCTTGGCGTCCAGCCAATCCTCCAGGTCCAGATCGTCCGGCGgcgccacgccggcgacgtTCCACGTGCCGGCGAACATCCTGCGTCACACAACCTTCGTGTCAATctgccatttttcttttctctcaagCTCAGCTCCACGCAGATTCTGCAAGAACTACCTGTAGTTGACGGTATCGCTCTGATAGCTCTCGTGCAACGCATCCTCCCCGACGCCGGCGAACTCGGAGACGAGCCGGCGTCGCAGCAGCTTGCCTGCCACCCGTCCTGGCCGGAGAATCTGAACAAACAAAGCAGAAGCTAATAATGTTACTGATGAACAGCTGAAACAGATCGGTGAAACGCAGCGCTGCAACTGCAAGCAACGACGGTGGCTGTGCTGACTTCTGAAAGCTTGGAGCTTTGCTTCTCCTCCCCCATAATGCAGCACTTCCAAGATACTTCTCCTTCTCACTGAAGTTTTCAGCtctgaatttttcttttctaacaCCCTGAAAACCCTCTGAATTCAGTGAGCAGGTAAGTATCAAATATGAACAGATCCTGAGAGATATATAGCGAAGGAGGAGGCAGGTCGAAGAGACAGAGAGAAAGCTATATATCGACCTAGCTACTGGCAGCGATGTTGACAAGAACAGGAGATACTACATGTCAAGCATCCGACCACACATTCGGTGAGGGAGTTGTCAAGTCCTCTACACCTGCAGGCTCCAACTGTATAATCTTAGACCTCACAAAAACCAGCACCTTCTCTTTCATCAAACCAGCTTACAGTTTACTCTCCCTGTCACTTTCTCACTTCATTACAGATGAACAGTGTAAGCTGAAAAGACTTCAAGGTTCAGATTTCAGAGTTGGAGCAGAAAAAAATCGTTGGCCATTGGTGTAATTTTCAGCATTAGATTGGGTTCTGAGCTACAGCAGGTAAACGAGTATAGAAGTGGGGGCCAGGAACAATGCATTCTAGAAAGTTCTGATGGGAATGTCAATACTGCCATGTGTGCAACATGTTTCAAGGTTTGGCTGGGGAAGCAACATAGGGAACTTCTTTAaagatctttcttttttttttttttgagtgatggatggatgaatggCTAAGGATGGGCAAAAGATTGTCAGTTTCTGCAACTTGGCTGCATAATATGCATAGTTTTTGTTATCTGTTTTGTGTGCCGCCTCTGGTTGTGGCAATGTCTGCCAACAAAAACCACTGCAACTTGCGCCTGAATTTTTTTGCCTGAAATTGGTTGACTCTTGTGATTGTTTTCATATGTTCCTACGAGATATCTGAAGAAATTAGCAGATTCTTTTTTCTGGAGATGACTGTTCTTTAGACCTGTAGATACATAGATACTCACATGCAGAAATAAAATTCTTCTCAACCCAATCTTTCGCACTgccatgttttattttgtttctattatttcttttgagAATGCGCGAAATCTTTGCGCACAATCTCATCAAAAGAGATACATGATGGATATTGCTGTACTTGAAGGGAATATGCAGTCAAATTGGTAATTGGTCACATATCGCTTCATTTGAGAAGCGCACGAGGAAAATAATTATGCTTCGGCATTGGAAGTGACTTTTGCATCGGTTCGTCTGAACCACAGGTTGGGCATAATGTTTGGCAAGTTTTCTCTGAATGATTCAGCTGTACGTCAGTCGCAAAATTTGACTGCTTTACTTCTGTGATCGAACTCCCTATGATTGAAATGAATCCATCCCCCCAATTCATTTTGACTTTGACATTTTCTGTACCACGTAAGTTACTCCATTCTCTTCATTCTACTTATCGTTTGGGACATAGAGATATcttccaaaattaacttcgAAAAT is a window of Oryza brachyantha chromosome 8, ObraRS2, whole genome shotgun sequence DNA encoding:
- the LOC102700264 gene encoding type IV inositol polyphosphate 5-phosphatase 9-like isoform X1, with the translated sequence MGEEKQSSKLSEILRPGRVAGKLLRRRLVSEFAGVGEDALHESYQSDTVNYRMFAGTWNVAGVAPPDDLDLEDWLDAKANSYDIYVVGLQEIVPLNARNVLGPTKSSAAMKWNSLIGDALNMSTGRRRDGEEEAQAQRLHGQQRFRFVVSEQMVGIFVSVWARSGLRRHVRHAAASCVGAGVLGRLGNKGAVTVRFLLHGTSFCFVCCHLASGGKDGDAQLRNADAADILARTTFRRPATAPPAEELPRKILDHDRVVLLGDLNYRIAMDDGEARLLVQAKKWSMLLENDELLPELSDGGCFDGWREGLVTFSPTYKYHLNSDAFCWRVDGGDKQQPRRAPAWCDRILWRGKGLRQVRYDRCGGYRISDHRPVRAVFHAVCEVAGGDVQRSTPALA
- the LOC102700264 gene encoding type IV inositol polyphosphate 5-phosphatase 9-like isoform X2, coding for MFAGTWNVAGVAPPDDLDLEDWLDAKANSYDIYVVGLQEIVPLNARNVLGPTKSSAAMKWNSLIGDALNMSTGRRRDGEEEAQAQRLHGQQRFRFVVSEQMVGIFVSVWARSGLRRHVRHAAASCVGAGVLGRLGNKGAVTVRFLLHGTSFCFVCCHLASGGKDGDAQLRNADAADILARTTFRRPATAPPAEELPRKILDHDRVVLLGDLNYRIAMDDGEARLLVQAKKWSMLLENDELLPELSDGGCFDGWREGLVTFSPTYKYHLNSDAFCWRVDGGDKQQPRRAPAWCDRILWRGKGLRQVRYDRCGGYRISDHRPVRAVFHAVCEVAGGDVQRSTPALA